The following nucleotide sequence is from Vibrio sp. VB16.
CAATACCTGCAAAATACATCGTAGTGCCAACCCATGCAGCATCGTTGAAAAAGACACCTGCAAATAATGCGATGACGGGTAGTTTTGCACCGCAGGGCATGAAGGGGGTTAACATCGCTGTCGTTCTTCGTTGCCTTTCGTTTTGTATAGTTCTTGTTGCCATGATTCCTGGAATTGCACAACCTGTGCCTATAACCATCGGGATAATAGACTTTCCTGAGAGTCCTACCTTTTTGAAGAAGCGATCCATAATGACAGCAACGCGTGCCATATAACCACTGTCTTCAAGTAAAGCAAGTAAGAAAAAGAGAACCATAATTAGAGGCAGAAAACCAATCACCGCACCCACGCCGCCAATAATACCATCTAGCAGTAAAGCGCTTAGTAGCGGAGAGACATCATCACCCAATAAACTTTCAACAAAAGCGTAAAGCTCGTCTATCCATCCAACAAGGATATCCGCCAAAATTGGACCCAAATGAGTTTGTGATATTGAGAATACACACCACATAACGACAGCAAAGATAGGTAGTCCAAACCATTTGTGGGCTAAAATTCTATCCGCAGTATCTTGATTTGTTTGTACTGAGCTTCTTGTTTGCCTGTTTTCGGATTTTCTGACCAGATTTTTTACAAATTCAAAACGTTCGGTATCGGAAGACTCGACGGAATCCGCGTCTCTTAAGTTAACGTTTCGACTACTAAACGGAGCTGTTTGAGACTGTCCTTTAATCTCAATTGCTTTTGCAATAAGGTCATCTAAGCCATTGTTATTGCTTTTAATGGACGTTGTTTCTACTACAGGACATCCGAGAGTTTCGCTTAATAGAGTAATATCAATCTCAGTTTTTCTCTTCTTGGTTAAATCACTTTTATTTAGAGCGACAACAACGGGAATACCAAGTTCTAAGAGCTGAGTTGTGAAAAATAGACTTCTATTTAAATTCGTTGAATCAACGATATTTAGAATAACATCAGGTTTTTCATTTTTAACAAAATTACGAGTGATTGTTTCTTCCGAAGTAAATGGAGACATGGAATAAGCACCGGGTAGGTCAACCGCTACAATGTCACTATTTGAGTGATTGATGGTTGCTTTTATCAGTCCCTCTTTTTTACTGATAGTGACACCGGCCCAATTACCAACACGTTCAATTTTTCCTGTAATGGCATTAAAGAGTGTGGTTTTCCCACTATTTGGATTACCTGCTAATGCAATTTTCAAAGTGTTATTTTCCCTATTTAGACATTGAGTCAGTTTTAGCTAACTCATCATTATTTGAATAATTAAATCAGTATGACTATTTTAGCTAAATCCAGGTCTATGCTATATCTGGCATCTTTTACCGAAATCACATATGTATCTGACAAAATAGATATAACGGTTACTGATTCTCCTTTAAAGCAGCCTAATGTAGAAAGAAAACTGGCCATTTCTTTATTGTCTGAAATAACGTTTTTGATTTCGTATTCTTTATTTAGTTTTGCCTCAGATAAATTCTTAACACCGCGAGCTTCGCTTATGTGTTTATTATTAACTTGCAATAACCTGGCTAATTTATCTGGTATTAGACTAAAAATGGCTTGGTTCAAAATTCCGTCTCCCAAAGTGGCAATATAGCCTAGAGTTCTTGCTTTCAGTATTGACTGAGTCCGATCAAATGAACGGATTAAATCGCAATGATTGTCATTTAATAAAGTTAATCTAAATGAAAACCATTATCATAACAATAACCCTTAGAGAATTTGTGGCTAATCTTAGTGGATTTATGCTGTTCATTTGATGTAGATCAATTGCATGGTATATGGAATGGGGACATACACCTTAAGACAGGGACATACACCTTAAGGCAGTTCAGAGGAAATATACCTAACGAAAAATGATGAGTAGGTTTATTTGGTTCATTTGAAGTGAGTTTGTCAATGAAGATAGCTGCTAGCTAGTTTTTTACGTGTAACACAGCTGAATACTTTATTATTTTCAGGCGTAAAACTGGTGGGGTGCATAAAAGGCGACTAACGAAGACAAGTCGATAATACGGGGCGATAGGTTAGGTTGAAAATTTAATTATCCAGCCGAAAAAGATGAATTCTTACCTTTTTCATATGTAACTTTGCGGCTTCTGCGTGGCAATGACATCCAACGGCGGTTACCCCGTATCGTTCTAACTGAATGCATGCGTTAAGCCAGGTAGTTTGTGCAATATCAAGTCTTTGTAATAGTGGGGGGAGTGACGGCTTTAACGTCGCCGTGTTTTCTCGATATTGTCGTGCTGTCCAATCAACTAACTCAATATAATCCACCAATCGGAAAGGAATACCGTGAATGTTCTTATTGGTTGAGTTACCGACGAAAGGGAACAGGAAACGGGCTTTTTCTTCTTGTTCTTTTAATGCCTCTAGCCGGACTTTTATTGATGTGAATTCTGAGGTTTCAGGTTTCTCTGCGATACCTGCTTTTAGTGGATTAAGATCGACATAAGCCATGGCTGCCAAGAGTGCTTGCTCATCCAAAAGAGCTTGGCTTTTAAAACGACATTCCCAAAAATGCCCTTTGCAGTTGTCCTCTTGATTCGCTTTTAAGGCAATATCGTAATTGAGTTCTTTCATAAACCAGCTTAAATTCCATAAACGATTTCGCCATGAATCGATAATCCTTAGGCACGCCTTTTCTTCTGCTCTAGTTGTAATTTGATGGGAAAGCCAACGTTGAATCAATGCGGGCAATTTATGACTGAGTTGCCAGCGCTCAATCACTTGATTAGACGACAACCCGAGAGCCTTATCACGATTCATATGCAGTACCAAATGATAATGGTTGCTCATAATGGCGTAAGCGCAGATATCAATGCAGTAAAGTTGAGATAGAGCTTCAATTTTAGTTTCAATCCAAGATCGACGATGCTCATAGCTCTGTTGAGTATACGGGTCGACACCACATAGAAAACTGCGTCGAACACAACGAGAAACACAGTGGTAATAAGGTGTCGATTCAATAGAAACCAGTTGTTTTCTAGCGGTGGTCATAAGGCAACCCGAATGTGATGGAAATAGATACGGATAATGTATCGCTTAAGAGAAACGAAGCCACCTCTAACGATTTGATTTGAGATTGACTTAGTATAAATTCATTCTTTGGCTAAGCCTTTCGGGCGTGTGTCCTAAATTCAAATACACCTCATTATTGCAGTTGTCATTGGTGGAATTGATTTTTACTTCAATATCGACAGATACTTAAGGTATAACATTCAACGGACAAATCGCTAGTGAATCCATTTTATAATGACTGATATTATTATGCTGATAAGAAAAGTTAAAATTGAAGAGTTAGATTCCGTTTATCTCATGGGGTATGACGTTTGGGGTGAAGGCCTGTCGCTTAACGACTACCTAAATGAGTGTCGAAATAGTTCTAAGTACAAACTAGGCTGTTGGTATGTACTTGCCGTAAATGATAAACCTGTTGCTTCTTTAATCGTGTATTCGGGCCAATTTGGGTTAACGGAACATTGTTATGGTATTGGTTCTGTTGCGACAGACTATGAAATGAGAGGTAAAGGTTTTGCTTCGTATTTGGTTCAATCGGTGACGCATAAATTGTTAAATGAAGAAAAGGCTAGGGCTGTCTTTCTGCATAGCGATATTAGTGCAGAGTTCTATGTAAAACTAGGATATCAGTGTATTCAAAGTACAAGCTGTATGGTGCATCTAGATCCATCATCAAACAGTTTTGAAGATTCAATTCCTTCATACTTTTAGTTAATAGTTCGTATGTGGTCTACAATTTGTAGTCTCTTAATTAATGAATATGTACTGCTAAGTACCAATTCAAGGATGGTTGATGGATATCGATATATACCAAGTAGACTCGTTTACATTGGAGCCATTTAAGGGAAATCCTGCGGGCGTTTGTATCATGGAACGTAGTCTTGATGAAATTATGATGTTTGCCATCGCAGCCGAAATGGCCGTTTCTGAAACGGCATTCTTGTCACTAGAGGATATGAGGCTAAGGTGGTTTACTCCGAAAGTAGAAGTAGAACTCTGTGGTCACGGAACGCTGGCTGTTGCACATATTTTGAAAGAAAATGGTTTAGTTGCTGTTGGTGAAGAATTGACATTCAACACTCTGTCTGGCCTCTTGCAAGTAAAAGTTGAAGATCAATATATTGAATTGGATTTTCCAGCTCCGATTATTGATGTTGAGATTGGTCCAAGTATTGAAATGTTGAACAGTCTGGGTATACGTTCTGATCAAGTCGTATCCAGTGGCATTTTTGATTCAAAAATTTTGATAGAAATTGATAGTGAAGCCGATCTGTTATCACTTAACCCAAACTTCGACAACTTGAAGGCATTACCCGGTCGTGGGGTGTTGATAACGGTCAAATCGATATCGAATAGTATTGATTTTAAGTCTCGTTACTTTGCCCCTTGGGTAGGAGTAAATGAAGACCCTGTTACTGGTTCCGCACATTGTGCCTTAGCGGTTCATTGGGGAAGAACGTTTAACAAGTCTCGACTCAAAGGCTATCAAGCATCCGATCGAGGAGGTTTTGTTGAGGTTGAGTTATTGCCAAATCAAAGGGTTAAGTTGATTGGTAATGCAGTCACCGTTATCAAAGGCACGATGAAGGTATAAACCATAGTCAAAAAGAACGGGATAAATCGTTGAAACACGTAAAGTGCAGAAATCTAAATAAATTAAGGGAAATAAATGTCATACCAACTGATACTAATATGCATTGCTGCTTTGATTTGCATTGGTATACTTTTACATCACCCGTCGCGCACTTTTGGTATTCCTTCTTTGCTGATTTTCATGGGCGTTGGCTTATTGCTCGGTAATGGCGAGTTCGATTTTGTTTATGATAATCTTCAGATAACATCATTAGTGGGAAGTATTGCCCTCAATATTATTGTTTTCGTGGGGGGCCTCAATACCTCGACGGCGAGCGTTCGTATTGCTTATCGTGAAGGCGGCGTTTTGTCTACTCTAGGTGTGCTTCTCACGACACTATTTTTTGCCATTCTGCTTTCATTTGTATTAGAACTATCATTTATCCACTGTTTATTATTTGCGGCCATTGTTTCCTCGACAGATGCCGCTGCCGTGTTCTCAATTCTAGAGTCAAAAAAACTCAAGTTGAAGGAACAGACAGACACAGTGCTTGAGTTTGAATCTGCCACCAATGACCCTGTCGCACTTATTCTAGTGGTGCTTTTGACAGAGTTGGCGCTTGCACCTAATAATCCCGTGTCTATGACTGTTATCGGAACTGAGTTACTTATCCAAATCTCAAGTGCATTGATTATTGCTTATCTGGTTGGCCGGCTCAGTGTTTGGTTGCTTAACCATATTAAGCTGGAAGAATACGGGCTAATACCCGTCTTTATTCTTTCTAGTTTTGTTCTAGCAACATACGGAAGTGAGTTTGCTGGCGGTAATATTTTATTAGCATCGTATGTTGTTGGTGTGGTGATTGGTAATGGAATCAAACGCGGTCGAGAAATAAATAAACACTTTTTTAATAGCTTGTCTTGGTTAGCTCAGGCGTTAATGTTTATTGTGCTTGGCTTACAAATTTTCCCACATCATTTATTTGATGTTCTTTGGCTTTCTCTACTCCCCGCCATATTATTAATATTGGTGGCGAGACCTTTAGCCGTCCAAGTTTGTTATTTGCCGTTTTTAAAAGCTAGTTGGAAAAAACGGTTGTTTATATCGGCTATAGGTTTAAAAGGAGCAACACCTATCGTATTTGCTTTGATTCCTGCAGCCGCGGGTGTTAGTGATGCTTTAACCATAGTCAATATGGTCTTCTTCATCGTGCTTATATCAGTATTTATTCAAGGTGGTGCTATCGAACCATTGGCGAAAAAGTTACAACTCAATAATGAATAAGTGTTTAAATTCACTGCATCGTTAATGACGCGTGTTTTTTCCAAGTATAGGCGCTTGCGCATTGAATAGATTTTGTAACACACGGTAGGTTTTAAAGGCATTGCTAACGCCTAGTGAATTAGGTATAAGACGGTAACGATCTTAACTACACAACCTTAGGTACCCATGAACAATAACCAAGAGATGATTGCTTACCTACGCGAGCGTATTCCAACGTTCGAATGTGTACCGGGCTGTCATGATTGTTGTGGACCGGTAACCACTTCTTCGGAGGAAATGTCGCGATTGCCGAGAAAAACGGACGCTCAGCATGAAGCAGCATTGAATGAATTTAATTGCGTACACTTGGGTCCTAACGGATGTAAGGTGTACGAGGAACGACCTCTTATTTGCCGAGTATTTGGCACAACACCGAATATGCCTTGTCCAAATAAATGCCGTCCGGAAGAGATGATCGATTCGAAAGTCGAGCGTCAGATCCATCATTACATCAGAAATACACGCCAAGTATTGGTGTAGGTTGTCAACGGCCTGTTTGAAATTCAAATCGAATTTTTTCTAGCTACTATGGGGTAGTAAGAGGCACATAAATCCAGTTTTTTTTTAGTAAGCACTATTATTCAAATCAGTTTCTTAACAATTTTTCAAGGACACACATGAAAGGATTTCTTAAAGGTCGTACAATTTTGATCTTGTTTGTTATTACAAATATTGTCTACCTCACAATGTTGTTTTATTCCATACCTACATTAGTCGGTTACTCCGAAGGGATTGATATATTCGATATGTCTCCATTCGGTTACAACCATGCTGAAGCTCAGCTGCTTTTAGGTACACTCGGAGAAGAAGGACGAAATTTTTATCGTTATACACAATTGTTGCTCGATTCACTTTACCCCGTATTATTTGCTGTCACCTATAGCCTGCTGATGTTATGGGTAATAAATTTTGGTCAATTGAAGTTCATAGTTTGGAGGGGATTATCTTTACTCCCATTGTTTGTGGGTGTGTTTGATTATTCTGAAAACTACTTTATATTCAAAATTCTGGCCAGTTATCCAGAAGTGTCAGAACGCTTAGTTTCAATCTCAAGTGCACTGACGATCAGTAAAAGTATGACCACGACCGTTTTCTTTGTGGGGCTATTGTTTGCATTCTTCGCAGCAACAATAAATCGGATTAAAGACAAAAAAGCAGCGATGAAGAGCTAGAACTAAGGCGGTGTGCCTTTACTTTCGCTGATTTCTTAATTCATTATCACTACAATTTACTTGCTTCACTATCTTTGGGGAAACACATTTTAGTCATGCGATGTTGTCGGTGATCGGTTTGGTTGACTCATGAGTCTTCATTGCCAACGTACGCATTCATCTGCATTGGGTGATACGTTATTTCGAAAGCTCTTTTGTTTTTATAAAAAACGCGAGTTCGGTATTATAGTTGGCCTTTGTTTCTCTAAGGTTCTTTATTTTTTCTTTAAAGATTCGTAGATTTTTTGATGCGGATTCGTAGTTTTTGGTGGCTGATTTGTAGTCATCATATTTACCTTCATCGTCACAATAACCGGCTAACTTTTCCCAATTGTATTCTAAGTTTCGTCCATTTTTTTTTATTGCTTGCAGCTTGTTATTGAGTTCGTCAATGCGATCTATTTGTTTCTTTGTGTTGGTAATAAAGCCTTCAACGGATTTTCTGTCCACATCATTATTCATGTTCCACATGGCGCTGTACTTTTCTAACGTATATCTATTGTGGATAAGCGCTGATGGGTTGGTTTTTATTTCATACTCATCAATTTCCTGAAGGAGCTGATTGTAGCTCTTTACGGTTTTGCTGAATAAAGTACCAAGCTTATCCCAGTTGCTGTCACTGCAGTAGTATGTCGTCGCGTTTGCACTTTGCGTAAAAGTGATGAACAGAATGAACAATAGTATTTTTTTCATTTTAGGGTTATCTCTTCCCTGACTTTAATGTGTTAATTTTACGGTACTCTTACCGGTATTTCCTTGAGATTTATCAGTGAAATGTAGCGACGGTATAGAGATCTAACCCCACAGCGAGATATGGGTATGTCGATCAGCAATTAGCCTATATAACGGTTTTATTGCGGCCACTGATCTTTGTTTGGGTCATTGCTTTCTACCCACGCTAGTTCTTCTCGAGCGTTTAAGTACAGTTGTAATCCGTTATACGATGCGAATGCAGCGGTTCCACCTAAATGTTGGAACTCATCAAAGTAATTATCTTCTAAGTGGCGAAGATCAGAGAGAGTATGAACGCCTTTCTCTATCGCCCACTTGATTGCAAATATTGGAGCGACAGTGCCTGAAACGGACACCTCCATAATGGGTTGATTATTGGCACTTCTGGAGTGTTTATTAAAAGCAACTTCCCGTTTCTCAGTTTCTTGAACGGTAATTTCACGAATGATTTTGGCGCGCTTAGTGTTAGAAATACGTTTATTCAATTTTGCTATTTTCAAAGCATAATTAAATCTACTTGGTGTAACAATATCCACAAGTTGAGTGAGCAGCTCTTTGTCGATAGCCGTGGCAGTAGCAAAGAAATTGATACATGTGTTCAATGACGAATAGTTTGTACCTTCAAACTCAAAACCACCTGTATCATC
It contains:
- a CDS encoding GNAT family N-acetyltransferase; translation: MTDIIMLIRKVKIEELDSVYLMGYDVWGEGLSLNDYLNECRNSSKYKLGCWYVLAVNDKPVASLIVYSGQFGLTEHCYGIGSVATDYEMRGKGFASYLVQSVTHKLLNEEKARAVFLHSDISAEFYVKLGYQCIQSTSCMVHLDPSSNSFEDSIPSYF
- a CDS encoding potassium/proton antiporter, whose translation is MSYQLILICIAALICIGILLHHPSRTFGIPSLLIFMGVGLLLGNGEFDFVYDNLQITSLVGSIALNIIVFVGGLNTSTASVRIAYREGGVLSTLGVLLTTLFFAILLSFVLELSFIHCLLFAAIVSSTDAAAVFSILESKKLKLKEQTDTVLEFESATNDPVALILVVLLTELALAPNNPVSMTVIGTELLIQISSALIIAYLVGRLSVWLLNHIKLEEYGLIPVFILSSFVLATYGSEFAGGNILLASYVVGVVIGNGIKRGREINKHFFNSLSWLAQALMFIVLGLQIFPHHLFDVLWLSLLPAILLILVARPLAVQVCYLPFLKASWKKRLFISAIGLKGATPIVFALIPAAAGVSDALTIVNMVFFIVLISVFIQGGAIEPLAKKLQLNNE
- a CDS encoding transposase encodes the protein MTTARKQLVSIESTPYYHCVSRCVRRSFLCGVDPYTQQSYEHRRSWIETKIEALSQLYCIDICAYAIMSNHYHLVLHMNRDKALGLSSNQVIERWQLSHKLPALIQRWLSHQITTRAEEKACLRIIDSWRNRLWNLSWFMKELNYDIALKANQEDNCKGHFWECRFKSQALLDEQALLAAMAYVDLNPLKAGIAEKPETSEFTSIKVRLEALKEQEEKARFLFPFVGNSTNKNIHGIPFRLVDYIELVDWTARQYRENTATLKPSLPPLLQRLDIAQTTWLNACIQLERYGVTAVGCHCHAEAAKLHMKKVRIHLFRLDN
- a CDS encoding YkgJ family cysteine cluster protein; translated protein: MNNNQEMIAYLRERIPTFECVPGCHDCCGPVTTSSEEMSRLPRKTDAQHEAALNEFNCVHLGPNGCKVYEERPLICRVFGTTPNMPCPNKCRPEEMIDSKVERQIHHYIRNTRQVLV
- the feoB gene encoding ferrous iron transport protein B, with translation MKIALAGNPNSGKTTLFNAITGKIERVGNWAGVTISKKEGLIKATINHSNSDIVAVDLPGAYSMSPFTSEETITRNFVKNEKPDVILNIVDSTNLNRSLFFTTQLLELGIPVVVALNKSDLTKKRKTEIDITLLSETLGCPVVETTSIKSNNNGLDDLIAKAIEIKGQSQTAPFSSRNVNLRDADSVESSDTERFEFVKNLVRKSENRQTRSSVQTNQDTADRILAHKWFGLPIFAVVMWCVFSISQTHLGPILADILVGWIDELYAFVESLLGDDVSPLLSALLLDGIIGGVGAVIGFLPLIMVLFFLLALLEDSGYMARVAVIMDRFFKKVGLSGKSIIPMVIGTGCAIPGIMATRTIQNERQRRTTAMLTPFMPCGAKLPVIALFAGVFFNDAAWVGTTMYFAGIALIIFGALMVVRITGERHSRSFFILELPEYRFPSIQRAAVSTLARAKAFIIKAGTIILLCNAAVQIMQTFNWQFQVVAEGAEHTSILAGLASPFAFVLIPLGFGAWQLAAAAITGFIAKENVVGTLAVVYGITNFIDTEELALVSGGADVASVMGLTSVAAFAYLIFNLFTPPCFAAIGAMNAELEDKKWLLGGVAFQFGIGYVAAFTTYQVGSYITTGVLGQGFIYGLIASLILFGILMYLVNKGVKKEEQKLDLCSS
- a CDS encoding FeoA family protein; amino-acid sequence: MNQAIFSLIPDKLARLLQVNNKHISEARGVKNLSEAKLNKEYEIKNVISDNKEMASFLSTLGCFKGESVTVISILSDTYVISVKDARYSIDLDLAKIVILI
- a CDS encoding PhzF family phenazine biosynthesis protein, coding for MDIDIYQVDSFTLEPFKGNPAGVCIMERSLDEIMMFAIAAEMAVSETAFLSLEDMRLRWFTPKVEVELCGHGTLAVAHILKENGLVAVGEELTFNTLSGLLQVKVEDQYIELDFPAPIIDVEIGPSIEMLNSLGIRSDQVVSSGIFDSKILIEIDSEADLLSLNPNFDNLKALPGRGVLITVKSISNSIDFKSRYFAPWVGVNEDPVTGSAHCALAVHWGRTFNKSRLKGYQASDRGGFVEVELLPNQRVKLIGNAVTVIKGTMKV